One window of Paenibacillus sp. FSL K6-3182 genomic DNA carries:
- a CDS encoding glycosyltransferase, with protein MNYAISAIVPIFNAENWLRPCLKSILNQPFRNIEVLLVNDGSTDLSGAICEEFAITDYRVKVIHKPNGGASSAKNAGLQAASGKYVAFLDADDEIDPLFFVKLYAMAEEHACEVLIGGYATIPTKQNVSPCFRLHTVMNGKDLILSAAAVHSNNDLCFTWRSLFLRASLEKNGILYNEGLTVGEDTIFHLEALLASDRVCAIPDPLYYHNTVNNLNSLIRSPYKHYLEESLVLQYQLRKSLSEKFGLLAHAHYRKDMASYHIQTILSMLINNFKNNPVAPAKKDMARIVSLKMMTDSTKELGWLHNYSNIKSFLYYLTLKFKLAAWLYHFEFRLPRQSPLLFLKLFGRKKTVHNRLIRYTKR; from the coding sequence ATGAATTACGCGATAAGTGCGATTGTACCTATATTTAATGCCGAAAATTGGCTGCGTCCCTGTTTGAAAAGCATTCTTAATCAGCCTTTTCGAAATATTGAGGTGCTGCTCGTCAATGACGGTTCCACTGATCTCAGCGGCGCAATATGCGAAGAATTCGCTATAACAGACTATAGAGTTAAAGTGATTCACAAGCCAAACGGCGGTGCGAGCAGCGCCAAAAATGCCGGTTTACAAGCGGCAAGCGGCAAATACGTCGCCTTTCTTGATGCTGACGATGAAATCGATCCGCTTTTTTTCGTAAAGCTATACGCCATGGCAGAAGAGCATGCTTGCGAAGTGTTGATTGGAGGTTACGCGACAATTCCAACCAAACAGAACGTATCGCCCTGCTTTCGGCTGCATACCGTTATGAACGGCAAAGATTTAATACTAAGCGCCGCAGCTGTTCATTCTAATAATGACCTGTGTTTTACTTGGCGCAGTCTATTTCTTCGCGCATCGCTTGAAAAAAACGGGATTCTGTACAACGAGGGATTAACGGTAGGAGAAGATACCATTTTCCATTTGGAAGCCTTGCTGGCCTCTGATCGTGTCTGCGCGATTCCGGACCCTTTGTATTATCACAACACGGTTAACAATCTGAACAGCCTGATACGTTCTCCCTATAAACATTATCTTGAAGAAAGCCTTGTTCTGCAGTACCAGCTGCGGAAGAGCTTATCCGAGAAATTCGGTTTATTAGCGCATGCCCATTATAGAAAGGACATGGCGTCCTACCACATCCAAACGATCCTTTCGATGCTGATCAACAATTTCAAAAACAATCCTGTCGCTCCTGCAAAAAAAGATATGGCAAGAATCGTCAGCCTTAAAATGATGACAGACAGTACGAAGGAGCTTGGCTGGCTTCACAATTACAGCAACATCAAGTCATTTCTTTATTATTTAACGCTTAAATTCAAGCTTGCGGCATGGCTATATCACTTTGAATTCCGCTTGCCGCGCCAATCGCCATTGCTGTTTCTCAAACTTTTTGGAAGGAAAAAAACCGTTCATAACCGACTGATTCGCTACACTAAGCGTTAA